One stretch of Natronobacterium gregoryi SP2 DNA includes these proteins:
- a CDS encoding helix-turn-helix domain-containing protein, whose amino-acid sequence MPSGDADHDTGSSAATPLRARFWIEPHHEARCSVLDECEGGHDVSQDLHYRDEDCGDEFECRSEVVDRTAGESKYLRADVGERCICPVFQTHDCIASIETVDEDGLSVAITTPSRTELEKIVTALRNTGASVRLERITDSAPSSSDDHVLEIATETLTEKQREAIVTAVESGYYERPRDADLADLADELGVSRSAVSQRLAAVESKLITSLVQDSSCARGSCSGY is encoded by the coding sequence ATGCCTTCAGGAGACGCCGACCACGACACTGGTTCGTCCGCGGCCACTCCTCTCCGGGCCCGGTTCTGGATCGAACCACATCACGAGGCGCGTTGTTCGGTCCTGGACGAATGTGAAGGCGGTCACGACGTCAGTCAGGATCTCCACTACCGAGACGAAGACTGTGGTGACGAGTTCGAATGTCGGTCGGAAGTCGTCGACAGAACCGCCGGAGAATCCAAATACCTCCGGGCCGACGTCGGTGAGCGGTGTATCTGTCCCGTCTTCCAGACCCACGACTGCATCGCATCGATCGAGACTGTCGACGAAGACGGGTTGTCGGTCGCTATCACGACGCCGTCGCGGACAGAACTCGAGAAGATCGTCACTGCACTGCGAAACACCGGCGCGTCGGTCCGTCTCGAGCGAATCACCGACTCCGCGCCGTCGTCGAGCGACGATCACGTCCTCGAGATCGCCACCGAGACTCTCACGGAGAAACAGCGTGAAGCTATCGTGACCGCCGTCGAATCGGGCTACTACGAACGGCCACGGGACGCAGACCTCGCCGATCTCGCGGACGAACTCGGCGTCTCCAGATCGGCAGTCTCACAGCGACTCGCTGCCGTCGAATCGAAACTAATAACATCGCTCGTTCAGGATTCTTCGTGTGCTCGCGGGAGTTGTAGTGGCTACTGA
- a CDS encoding helix-turn-helix domain-containing protein → MPAESARSAAQKPDTTPLRATLAVTPDENATCPVVSATPNATAIRRSISANDVCHSEVTVAENDGHERRYVTEEIHEACICEQLSQFDCVFDVECIQDGSLQVFLVVKDRSLLSHIIDALEMLDATVRLRRLSRVPSDEETTLEIDTGDVTEKQREAVELAVKRGYYGQPREATLEDLADELEISKSAVSQRLNAVEKTLIRSFSQQ, encoded by the coding sequence ATGCCCGCCGAATCAGCGCGCTCGGCCGCACAAAAACCGGACACGACGCCACTTCGGGCGACACTCGCGGTCACTCCTGACGAGAACGCTACCTGCCCAGTCGTGTCGGCAACACCGAACGCGACGGCGATCAGACGGAGTATCTCCGCAAACGACGTCTGCCACAGCGAGGTAACGGTCGCCGAAAACGACGGCCACGAACGCCGGTACGTCACTGAGGAAATCCACGAGGCGTGTATCTGCGAGCAACTCTCTCAGTTCGATTGTGTTTTCGATGTCGAATGCATCCAGGACGGATCGCTACAGGTCTTTCTGGTTGTCAAAGATCGGTCACTCCTCAGCCACATCATCGACGCTCTCGAGATGCTCGATGCGACGGTTCGACTGCGCCGTCTCTCTCGTGTTCCGTCGGACGAGGAGACGACCCTCGAGATCGATACGGGCGACGTCACCGAGAAACAGCGCGAAGCAGTCGAACTCGCGGTCAAACGGGGTTATTATGGCCAGCCTCGCGAAGCGACACTCGAGGACCTGGCAGACGAACTCGAAATTTCGAAATCAGCCGTTTCACAGCGCCTCAACGCCGTCGAGAAGACGCTCATTCGGTCGTTTAGCCAACAGTAA
- a CDS encoding P-loop NTPase yields the protein MTRDQLWERLRAVEDPELDDDVVSLGLVTDVIVEGDTAVVSVAFNAPLSPTEREMCDEIRALCRGMGLTPRLHADSTHDGVTGVRNTITIGASAIDAKPGVVTGTLATALAGLDAHVGVFDFRLESASNGWLEAVDPPDLSGDPVVPATSQNVSVVRLGPLLPRDGTIPATDAVLDLLLPRIRNRLVWGGLDYLLVALPSSSESVRHTVLERVPTRGTIAVGAAGTESTSLRTAVRTLSTETTVIGALGTVSDGDRRPEPTSDYDLADHDLPCPYLGTIPLESDAGPDAEPFREAAVAITDLVGAINRQRAARLQLAEKEPG from the coding sequence ATGACACGAGACCAACTGTGGGAGCGACTTCGGGCGGTCGAAGATCCGGAACTGGACGACGACGTCGTCTCGCTGGGGCTCGTTACCGATGTCATCGTCGAGGGAGACACTGCGGTCGTCTCGGTTGCGTTCAACGCACCCCTCTCCCCGACCGAGCGAGAGATGTGCGACGAGATCCGGGCACTCTGTCGCGGAATGGGGCTGACGCCACGGCTCCACGCCGACTCGACCCACGACGGCGTGACCGGTGTCAGAAACACGATCACGATCGGGGCGTCGGCTATCGACGCCAAACCGGGTGTCGTTACCGGAACACTGGCGACGGCACTTGCAGGACTCGACGCGCACGTCGGCGTCTTCGACTTTCGCCTCGAGTCGGCATCTAACGGCTGGCTCGAGGCAGTCGATCCACCGGATCTTTCGGGAGATCCCGTAGTCCCCGCTACGAGCCAGAACGTCTCCGTCGTTCGGCTCGGCCCTCTCCTTCCGCGAGACGGAACGATACCGGCAACTGACGCTGTTCTCGACCTTTTGCTCCCACGGATTCGCAACCGACTCGTCTGGGGGGGTCTCGATTACTTGCTCGTGGCGCTGCCGTCTTCGTCCGAGTCGGTCCGACACACCGTCCTGGAACGAGTGCCGACGCGGGGAACGATCGCCGTCGGAGCGGCCGGGACGGAGTCGACCTCACTTCGAACCGCCGTCCGGACACTGTCGACCGAGACGACGGTGATCGGTGCCCTCGGAACCGTCTCGGACGGCGATCGGCGTCCCGAACCCACGTCCGACTACGACCTCGCAGACCACGATCTCCCGTGTCCGTACCTCGGCACGATCCCTCTCGAGTCGGACGCCGGACCGGACGCCGAACCGTTCCGGGAAGCCGCGGTCGCGATCACTGACCTGGTTGGGGCAATCAACCGTCAGCGAGCGGCACGGTTGCAACTCGCCGAGAAGGAACCAGGATAA
- a CDS encoding IclR family transcriptional regulator → MTDASNRSVERGFAIVDELSENGPGRVSELAERLEMPVSTVHDYLQTLVSTGYVTIEDKEYRTTTRFLEVGHRHCHRLEIYQAVRDQLETVAEETGEHVTLLVAENDQAVILAVEEGPDAINLFAYPGARIPLHATAPGKAMLAHVDDGRVAKLVDEGLVEVTSQTVTDPEVLFDQLEAARERGYAVDEGERIAGMVCVAAPVLDKDDRVRGSICVCGPERRLDEPRREEIADVVQRAANITQVNLDYV, encoded by the coding sequence ATGACCGATGCATCGAACCGTTCCGTCGAACGCGGGTTCGCCATCGTCGACGAACTCTCGGAGAACGGACCGGGCCGCGTCTCGGAACTGGCAGAACGACTCGAGATGCCCGTCAGCACGGTCCACGACTATCTCCAGACACTGGTCTCGACGGGATACGTGACGATCGAGGACAAAGAGTACCGGACTACGACTCGTTTTCTGGAGGTCGGACACCGCCACTGTCACCGTCTCGAAATTTATCAGGCCGTGCGTGACCAACTCGAGACGGTCGCCGAGGAGACCGGCGAACACGTGACTCTGCTGGTTGCGGAGAACGACCAGGCAGTGATCCTCGCGGTCGAAGAGGGACCCGACGCGATCAATCTGTTCGCGTACCCGGGCGCACGGATTCCCCTGCACGCGACCGCCCCCGGAAAGGCGATGCTCGCGCACGTGGACGACGGCCGAGTCGCGAAATTGGTCGACGAGGGACTCGTCGAGGTCACCTCGCAGACGGTTACCGACCCAGAGGTGCTGTTCGACCAGCTCGAGGCGGCCCGCGAACGGGGGTACGCGGTCGACGAGGGCGAACGCATCGCGGGGATGGTTTGCGTGGCAGCACCGGTCCTCGACAAAGACGACCGTGTCCGTGGTTCGATTTGCGTCTGTGGGCCGGAACGTCGACTCGACGAACCACGACGCGAGGAAATTGCCGATGTCGTCCAGCGGGCCGCAAACATCACCCAGGTGAACCTGGATTACGTCTAG
- the cydB gene encoding cytochrome d ubiquinol oxidase subunit II, producing the protein MTSVLSDSAYLLESLPELWFGLVVVALGGYLLLDGFDFGLGILFVEADERERETMLAAFGPLWKANEVWLVLFGTVLFAGFPAVYANILSRYYLLVFAILFALSLRGLGSKLREERDDETWVRFWDTCFVAGSTASPFLLGVFVASWVLGEPSALAIAPLVVGLTVVALTVVLGGTFLGVKTRGDLRTRVTQRGQLATIVYVALFALTAIVLFGRYPDLQPVLLSCSTVAIVVATLAFAVVTIGSVARERYHAAVLGAAGLAGAFVGFVATLLYPYVDPAAELTIADAVVSPLALNMTAIMAAIFLPIIGGYFLFLYSLFRGPATLEGRY; encoded by the coding sequence ATGACTAGCGTGCTGTCGGACTCGGCGTACTTGCTCGAGTCGCTGCCGGAGCTGTGGTTCGGCCTCGTCGTCGTCGCGCTGGGTGGCTACCTCCTACTCGACGGCTTCGACTTCGGGCTCGGCATCCTCTTCGTCGAAGCCGACGAGCGAGAGCGCGAGACCATGCTCGCGGCGTTCGGTCCGCTGTGGAAGGCAAACGAGGTGTGGCTCGTTCTGTTCGGGACAGTGCTTTTTGCCGGTTTCCCAGCGGTCTACGCCAACATCCTGTCGCGCTACTACCTGCTCGTGTTCGCGATCCTGTTCGCGCTGTCGCTGCGAGGACTGGGATCGAAACTCCGCGAGGAGCGTGACGACGAGACGTGGGTCCGATTCTGGGATACCTGCTTCGTCGCCGGCAGTACCGCGTCCCCGTTCCTGCTCGGCGTATTCGTCGCGAGCTGGGTCCTCGGTGAGCCGTCTGCGCTCGCGATCGCTCCGCTCGTCGTCGGACTGACTGTCGTCGCGCTTACCGTCGTCCTCGGCGGGACGTTCCTGGGCGTCAAGACCAGGGGCGACCTCCGAACACGTGTCACCCAGCGTGGCCAACTAGCCACGATCGTCTACGTCGCACTGTTCGCGCTGACGGCGATCGTCCTGTTCGGTCGGTACCCCGACCTCCAGCCGGTGCTCTTGTCGTGCTCGACCGTCGCTATCGTCGTCGCGACGCTCGCGTTCGCAGTCGTTACTATCGGGTCGGTCGCTCGAGAGCGCTACCACGCCGCGGTGCTCGGTGCCGCGGGACTCGCGGGTGCGTTCGTCGGCTTCGTCGCTACCCTGCTGTACCCCTATGTCGATCCCGCAGCCGAGTTGACGATCGCCGACGCCGTCGTCTCACCACTCGCACTCAACATGACGGCCATCATGGCGGCGATCTTTCTCCCGATCATCGGCGGGTACTTCCTGTTTCTGTACTCGCTGTTTCGCGGCCCGGCGACGCTAGAGGGGAGGTACTAG
- a CDS encoding cytochrome ubiquinol oxidase subunit I, which yields MHPKTVELLTTATAELAPLLALSPELASRIQFGWAITIHIIFAALSVGLAPFLVYFTVQEVRTGKRRYARLRKFWTKIFAVGFIMGTVTGIPMGFMFGTNFGAFSTTAGELIGGPLSFEAKMAFFLEAVFLGVLLFGRERVSDRFYALSSVMVALGAWLSAFWILVVNSWMQTPRGHEVVMEDGIPIAQLTDPLAAFFNPRFPWMYVHMQNAAVISVTLLIVGLAAYFVWKNRDSKVWKTALRAGLVVLLLTSAFQAIHGDMYGRHVAETQPHKFAAMEAHYETGQADLHLIALPTELESLTDPRADNLYTISIPHLASFLASGGDPTAEVTGLNDFEYESPPVAWVFWSFRIMVGLGFWFIALGAWGTYRAWRGGLADDDRLLKALMLSSPLGFVALITGWYVAEIGRQPWIIQDVLTTAEGVSPPLSGTEATLTLVAFVIGYILLFGVFLYVFGRIVDEEAQRHEVDSEEDDHPDAPEVTADD from the coding sequence ATGCACCCCAAGACGGTAGAGTTACTCACGACAGCGACGGCCGAACTCGCGCCACTGCTCGCTCTCTCGCCCGAACTCGCCAGTCGGATTCAGTTCGGCTGGGCGATCACGATCCACATCATCTTCGCGGCGCTCTCGGTCGGACTCGCACCGTTTCTCGTCTACTTCACCGTCCAGGAAGTCAGGACGGGCAAACGACGATACGCACGACTCAGGAAGTTCTGGACGAAAATCTTCGCCGTCGGGTTCATCATGGGAACGGTCACTGGAATCCCGATGGGCTTTATGTTCGGGACCAACTTCGGGGCGTTCTCGACGACCGCCGGCGAACTGATCGGCGGCCCACTCTCTTTCGAGGCGAAGATGGCTTTCTTCCTCGAGGCCGTCTTCCTCGGCGTGTTGCTGTTCGGTCGGGAGCGAGTCTCCGACCGATTCTACGCGCTCTCGTCGGTCATGGTCGCGCTCGGTGCGTGGCTCTCGGCGTTCTGGATCCTCGTCGTCAACTCCTGGATGCAGACCCCGCGTGGGCACGAGGTCGTGATGGAAGACGGCATCCCGATCGCCCAGCTTACCGACCCGCTCGCAGCGTTTTTCAACCCCCGATTCCCGTGGATGTACGTCCACATGCAAAACGCCGCGGTCATCTCGGTGACCCTCCTGATCGTAGGACTCGCCGCCTACTTCGTCTGGAAGAACCGTGACAGCAAGGTCTGGAAGACCGCACTCCGGGCCGGTCTCGTCGTCTTACTCCTGACGTCGGCGTTCCAGGCCATCCACGGCGACATGTACGGCCGCCACGTCGCCGAGACCCAGCCACACAAGTTCGCCGCCATGGAAGCACACTACGAAACCGGCCAGGCCGATCTCCACCTGATCGCGCTCCCGACCGAACTCGAGTCGCTCACCGATCCGCGGGCGGACAACCTCTATACGATTAGTATCCCACACCTGGCGTCGTTCCTCGCAAGCGGGGGTGATCCGACCGCCGAGGTAACCGGTCTCAACGACTTCGAGTACGAATCACCGCCAGTCGCGTGGGTGTTCTGGTCGTTCCGGATCATGGTCGGGCTTGGCTTCTGGTTCATCGCGCTGGGGGCCTGGGGCACCTACCGGGCCTGGCGCGGCGGTCTCGCCGACGACGACCGGCTGCTGAAGGCACTGATGCTCTCGTCGCCGCTCGGGTTCGTCGCCCTGATCACCGGCTGGTACGTCGCCGAAATCGGTCGCCAGCCGTGGATCATTCAGGACGTTCTCACGACCGCAGAGGGCGTCTCGCCGCCACTTTCCGGGACCGAAGCGACGCTGACGCTCGTCGCGTTCGTGATCGGATACATCCTGCTGTTTGGCGTCTTCCTCTACGTCTTCGGCCGGATCGTCGACGAAGAGGCGCAACGACACGAAGTCGACAGCGAGGAAGACGACCACCCCGATGCGCCGGAGGTGACCGCCGATGACTAG
- a CDS encoding helix-turn-helix domain-containing protein, whose product MSESMARLREFTFTLTYEPGEDQVVDVFHDHPNLRASTVDVTTGQTSCVRLVQLTGPPEAADRLETTLADRDYLPRAIGTDRCCGTSTSYRLECSARRRLIYAYVGDVCDCRSIHNVASDHLDRGTIFESCNHAGRERWRLLMRSDEEVGALYDDLETFCRDGVSVEVGHIGDATEWHGDAVVDDDLTGSQREAIEQAAARGYYERPRAITIGELASELDVPESTLSYRLRMAESRLVKRYLDRFPASDDATLV is encoded by the coding sequence ATGAGCGAATCAATGGCCCGTCTCCGCGAGTTTACCTTTACGCTGACGTACGAACCTGGTGAGGATCAGGTCGTGGACGTCTTCCACGACCATCCGAACCTCCGGGCGTCGACGGTCGACGTCACGACCGGACAGACCTCCTGTGTCCGTCTCGTCCAGCTTACCGGCCCGCCCGAGGCAGCCGATCGACTCGAGACGACCCTCGCCGACCGCGACTACCTCCCGCGGGCGATCGGGACGGATCGATGCTGTGGTACCAGCACGTCCTACCGACTCGAGTGTAGCGCGAGACGACGCCTGATCTATGCCTACGTCGGAGACGTCTGTGACTGCCGATCGATCCACAACGTCGCGTCGGACCACCTCGATCGAGGGACGATCTTCGAATCCTGCAATCACGCCGGTCGGGAGCGATGGCGACTGCTGATGCGGTCCGACGAGGAGGTTGGGGCACTGTACGACGATCTCGAGACGTTCTGTCGTGACGGCGTCTCCGTCGAGGTCGGACACATCGGCGACGCGACCGAGTGGCACGGCGACGCGGTCGTCGACGACGACCTGACGGGATCACAGCGCGAGGCGATCGAGCAGGCGGCTGCCAGGGGGTACTACGAACGCCCTCGGGCGATCACGATCGGTGAGCTCGCGTCGGAACTCGACGTTCCCGAATCGACGCTCTCCTACCGGCTCCGGATGGCCGAGTCGCGACTCGTCAAGCGGTACCTGGATCGGTTCCCAGCGTCAGACGACGCGACTTTGGTCTAA
- a CDS encoding universal stress protein: protein MKAVYATDLSAASEAAIENETCLECLGRIGVEELHLVTVVPDNVHAGTPGIDHVKRRRRALDRYQEVIEGAGLGVETHVVRGTPHRRINGIAESVGADLSIVSSRGKSPLENRLIGSTTRNLARTTVVPLLVNRIERGVDDPALVEKHLFERTLYATDFSENADRAFEAFSYLRHATQEATLVHVQTETSPGPDGDADPGQRLAELADRLEEWDVDATTDVRRGDPVDEILAVEAEYEPTTTLLGSRGRSRLRRLLLGSVSESVIANADGNVLLVPPERTV from the coding sequence ATGAAAGCAGTGTATGCGACAGACCTGTCTGCTGCCAGTGAAGCGGCGATCGAGAACGAGACCTGCCTCGAGTGTCTCGGCCGAATCGGCGTCGAGGAACTGCATCTCGTCACGGTCGTTCCGGACAACGTCCACGCCGGCACGCCCGGGATCGATCACGTGAAACGACGACGACGGGCACTCGACCGTTACCAGGAGGTGATCGAAGGTGCCGGCCTCGGCGTCGAAACGCACGTCGTCCGTGGAACGCCCCACCGCCGGATCAACGGTATCGCAGAGTCCGTCGGAGCCGACCTGTCGATCGTCAGTTCGCGCGGGAAGAGCCCACTCGAGAACCGACTCATCGGGTCGACGACGCGGAACCTCGCACGGACGACGGTCGTGCCGTTGCTAGTCAACCGGATCGAACGCGGCGTCGACGATCCGGCACTCGTCGAGAAACACCTGTTCGAACGAACGTTGTACGCGACTGACTTCTCCGAGAACGCAGACCGTGCCTTCGAGGCGTTCTCCTATCTCCGCCACGCGACCCAGGAGGCGACGCTCGTCCACGTCCAGACGGAAACCAGTCCGGGCCCCGACGGCGACGCCGATCCCGGGCAGCGACTCGCCGAACTGGCCGATCGACTCGAGGAGTGGGACGTCGACGCCACCACGGACGTTCGACGCGGCGATCCTGTAGACGAAATTCTCGCAGTCGAGGCCGAGTACGAACCGACGACGACGTTGCTCGGATCGCGTGGCAGGAGCCGACTCCGGCGACTGTTGCTCGGTAGCGTCTCCGAATCGGTCATCGCGAACGCAGACGGGAACGTCCTTCTCGTTCCGCCGGAACGAACCGTCTGA
- a CDS encoding amino acid permease, whose amino-acid sequence MTSDLQRDLGLPATTAIAIGAMVGSGIFILPGIAYASAGPAVVVAYAIAGLLVLPAALSASEMATAMPEDGGSYVYVERGMGPLLGTIAGIGNWFMLSFKGALALIGGVPYLVYVAPGLAEYILPIALGLALLFTILNVVSTKSTGSLQFAIVGVMMLAMGYFVIGGFPDVTPSQTAGSFDLASEGILAATGLVFVSYAGVIKVAAVAEEVKDPGTTIPRAMIGSLLATTALYVLIVYVAIGVAPDLSPGGGFVPEGGEEVASIAYAAEAALGELGAVLIVIAALLALASTANAGLLSASRFPFAMARDGLVPERFEHLHDRFKTPAFAVAVTGGVMMVMIATLPIEQVAKFGSAFQILVFILVNLAIVGFREGAVEDYDPEFVAPLYPWTQLAGMAGGVIVLTQMGTVPFLGAVAITLVSIAWYVGYARPRIDREGAARAGARENVSQSALDRTRDLFESDEEYDVLVAITDNTSPDARRDLLRMATDMGRLRSTTVSAVEFVDVPHQMFDGDHADVFADDPPEWLPSGDDAPSWFPENHDVHRPARTSGGATDADRPPVTDTHIEYREIDSEDHNRAIVDFATYGNYDLIVAERDRAQFHRRLFGGGTDWLLKNAPCDVMLVDDDGFDDADEIAVVANRGAYDPLKLLFADAVAEETGAELNLLQAIAADAPETQRETIERYHEELFSLLTVPARSTVIETDDEIAGLTRFVGDADLLVTGVDRTGMSARFLGRPGNRLVERVDTTAVMVQTRDGRRPGLLQRLLLNYLFG is encoded by the coding sequence ATGACGAGCGATTTACAGCGCGATCTCGGGCTGCCGGCGACGACGGCGATCGCGATCGGGGCGATGGTCGGGAGCGGCATCTTCATTCTCCCTGGGATCGCGTATGCGTCGGCCGGCCCGGCAGTGGTCGTCGCCTACGCGATCGCTGGATTGCTCGTGTTGCCGGCGGCGTTGTCGGCGTCGGAGATGGCGACGGCGATGCCGGAAGACGGCGGCTCGTACGTCTACGTCGAGCGGGGAATGGGACCGCTACTCGGGACGATCGCCGGTATCGGGAACTGGTTCATGCTCTCGTTCAAAGGCGCACTCGCGTTGATCGGGGGCGTCCCGTATCTCGTCTACGTCGCACCCGGACTCGCGGAGTACATCCTCCCGATCGCACTCGGACTGGCGCTTTTGTTTACGATCCTGAACGTCGTCAGTACGAAAAGCACCGGTAGCCTCCAGTTTGCGATCGTCGGCGTGATGATGTTGGCCATGGGGTATTTCGTGATCGGTGGCTTCCCCGACGTGACGCCGTCACAGACTGCTGGCTCGTTCGATCTTGCATCCGAGGGAATCCTCGCGGCGACGGGACTGGTGTTCGTCTCCTACGCCGGGGTGATCAAGGTCGCTGCGGTCGCCGAAGAGGTCAAAGATCCCGGGACGACGATCCCGCGAGCGATGATCGGTTCGCTGCTGGCGACGACCGCCCTCTACGTGCTGATCGTCTACGTCGCCATCGGCGTCGCACCCGACCTCTCACCTGGTGGCGGGTTCGTTCCGGAGGGCGGCGAAGAGGTCGCGTCGATCGCGTACGCAGCAGAGGCAGCCCTCGGAGAACTCGGTGCAGTGCTGATCGTCATTGCGGCGCTGCTGGCACTGGCCTCGACGGCGAATGCGGGCCTACTGTCGGCCTCACGGTTCCCGTTCGCGATGGCCCGTGACGGTCTCGTCCCCGAACGGTTCGAACACCTTCACGACCGATTCAAGACTCCTGCGTTCGCAGTCGCCGTCACTGGCGGCGTGATGATGGTGATGATCGCGACACTGCCGATCGAACAGGTCGCGAAGTTCGGGTCGGCGTTCCAGATCCTCGTGTTCATCCTCGTGAACCTGGCCATCGTGGGCTTCCGTGAAGGGGCTGTCGAGGACTACGATCCCGAGTTCGTCGCGCCACTGTACCCCTGGACCCAGCTCGCCGGAATGGCCGGCGGCGTGATCGTCCTCACGCAGATGGGGACCGTGCCGTTTCTCGGCGCAGTCGCCATCACGCTCGTCTCGATCGCCTGGTACGTTGGCTACGCCCGGCCACGGATCGACCGGGAAGGTGCCGCTCGTGCCGGTGCTCGAGAGAACGTCAGCCAAAGTGCACTGGACCGAACGCGAGACCTGTTCGAATCTGACGAAGAGTACGACGTCCTCGTAGCGATCACCGACAACACGTCCCCCGATGCCAGACGTGATCTGCTTCGGATGGCGACCGACATGGGACGGTTACGGTCGACGACGGTTTCGGCCGTGGAGTTCGTCGACGTTCCCCACCAGATGTTCGACGGAGATCACGCCGACGTGTTTGCAGACGACCCGCCAGAGTGGCTTCCCTCCGGCGACGACGCTCCCTCGTGGTTTCCCGAGAATCACGACGTGCATCGACCGGCACGCACGTCCGGCGGAGCGACGGACGCCGACCGTCCACCGGTGACGGACACGCACATCGAGTACCGGGAGATCGACAGCGAAGACCACAACCGGGCGATCGTCGACTTCGCTACCTACGGAAACTACGACCTGATCGTCGCCGAACGCGATCGAGCGCAGTTCCACCGGCGACTGTTCGGCGGCGGCACCGACTGGCTGCTCAAGAACGCACCCTGTGACGTGATGCTGGTGGACGACGACGGCTTCGACGATGCCGACGAGATCGCCGTCGTCGCCAACCGCGGGGCCTACGATCCGCTGAAGTTACTGTTTGCAGACGCCGTCGCCGAAGAGACAGGTGCCGAACTCAATCTCCTGCAGGCGATCGCAGCGGACGCGCCAGAGACGCAGCGAGAGACGATCGAGCGGTATCACGAGGAGCTGTTCTCGCTACTGACGGTACCGGCCCGATCGACCGTCATCGAGACCGACGACGAGATCGCTGGCCTGACGCGATTCGTCGGTGATGCCGACCTGCTCGTGACTGGCGTCGACCGCACCGGGATGAGCGCACGATTCCTCGGGCGGCCGGGTAATCGCCTCGTCGAACGCGTCGATACGACCGCCGTCATGGTCCAGACCCGCGACGGCCGCCGTCCCGGCCTGCTCCAGCGGCTGTTGCTGAACTACCTGTTCGGCTGA